Proteins from a genomic interval of Streptomyces sp. NBC_00820:
- a CDS encoding sensor histidine kinase, protein MARGKLRIYLGAAPGVGKTYAMLAEAHRRVERGTDCVVGFVEHHDRPRTEVMLHGLEQVPRRKLEYRDATFGEMDIDAVLARHPQIVLVDELAHTNIPGSRNAKRWQDVEELLAAGVDVVSTVNIQHLESLGDVVESITGVRQRETVPDEVVRRADQIELVDMSPQALRRRMAHGNIYQPDKVDAALSNYFRPGNLTALRELALLWVADRVDEYLNAYRSEHKVSRIWGSRERIVVGLTGGPEGRTLIRRAARLAEKGAGGEVLAVYIARSDGLTAASPKELAVQRTLVEDLGGTFHHVVGDDIPAALLDFARGVNATQIVLGSSRRKAWQYVFGPGVGATVARESGSDLDVHIVTHEEVAKGRGLPVARGARLGRARIVWGWLVGLAGPAVLAVLLNSVDLGLANDMLLFLAVTVAAALLGGLLPALASAALGSLLLNYFYTPPLHRLTIADPKNIVAIAIFFGVAVSVASVVDLAARRTHQAARLRAESEILSFLAGNVLRGETSLEELLERVRETFAMESAALLERASDVAPWTCAGRAGFGPPLQRPEDADVDVPVGDHMALALTGRVLPAEDRRVLAAFAAQAAVVLDRRRLLEEADQARTLAEGNRIRTALLAAVSHDLRTPLAGIKAAVTSLRSDDVAWSEEDRAELLEGIEEGADRLDHLVGNLLDMSRLQTGTVTPLIREIDVDEVVPMALVGVPEDSVDLDVPETLPMVAVDPGLLERSVANLVENAVKYSPPGRRVLVSASVLVDRVEVRVVDRGPGVPDEAKDRIFEPFQRYGDAPRGAGVGLGLAVARGFAEAMGGTLNAEDTPGGGLTMVLSLRAAGPRPELLPAGEDTAEPERQAL, encoded by the coding sequence ATGGCACGGGGCAAGCTTCGGATCTACCTCGGCGCGGCACCGGGTGTGGGCAAGACGTACGCGATGCTGGCCGAGGCGCACCGCCGCGTCGAGCGGGGCACCGACTGCGTGGTGGGCTTCGTGGAGCACCACGACCGGCCGCGCACCGAGGTGATGCTGCACGGCCTGGAGCAGGTGCCCCGCCGGAAACTGGAGTACCGCGACGCCACCTTCGGCGAGATGGACATCGACGCGGTGCTGGCGCGCCACCCCCAGATCGTCCTGGTGGACGAGCTGGCCCACACCAACATCCCCGGCTCCCGCAACGCCAAGCGCTGGCAGGACGTCGAGGAACTCCTCGCGGCCGGCGTCGACGTGGTCTCGACCGTCAACATCCAGCACCTCGAGTCGCTGGGGGACGTGGTGGAGTCGATCACCGGGGTGCGGCAGCGCGAGACGGTACCGGACGAGGTCGTACGGCGTGCGGACCAGATCGAGCTGGTCGACATGTCCCCGCAGGCCCTGCGCCGCCGCATGGCGCACGGCAACATCTACCAGCCGGACAAGGTCGACGCCGCCCTGTCCAACTACTTCCGGCCCGGCAACCTCACCGCCCTGCGCGAACTGGCGCTGCTGTGGGTGGCCGACCGGGTCGACGAGTACCTGAACGCGTACCGCAGCGAGCACAAGGTCTCCCGGATCTGGGGCTCGCGGGAGCGGATCGTCGTCGGCCTGACCGGCGGCCCCGAGGGGCGCACCCTCATCCGCCGGGCCGCCCGGCTCGCCGAGAAGGGCGCCGGCGGCGAGGTGCTCGCCGTGTACATAGCCCGCAGCGACGGCCTGACCGCGGCCTCCCCGAAGGAGCTGGCCGTACAGCGCACGCTGGTGGAGGACCTGGGCGGCACCTTCCACCACGTCGTCGGCGACGACATACCGGCCGCCCTGCTCGACTTCGCCCGCGGGGTGAACGCCACCCAGATCGTGCTGGGCTCCTCGCGCCGCAAGGCCTGGCAGTACGTCTTCGGGCCCGGCGTCGGCGCCACGGTCGCCCGCGAGTCCGGCTCCGACCTCGACGTCCACATCGTCACGCACGAAGAGGTCGCCAAGGGCCGCGGACTGCCCGTGGCGCGGGGCGCGCGGCTCGGCCGCGCCCGCATCGTCTGGGGCTGGCTGGTCGGCCTGGCCGGCCCGGCCGTCCTCGCGGTGCTGCTGAACTCCGTCGACCTCGGCCTCGCCAACGACATGCTGCTGTTCCTGGCCGTCACGGTCGCCGCGGCCCTGCTCGGCGGCCTGCTGCCCGCCCTCGCCTCGGCGGCCCTCGGCTCGCTGCTGCTGAACTACTTCTACACGCCGCCCCTGCACCGGCTGACCATCGCCGACCCGAAGAACATCGTCGCCATCGCGATCTTCTTCGGGGTCGCCGTGTCCGTGGCCTCCGTAGTCGACCTCGCCGCCCGCCGCACCCACCAGGCGGCCCGGCTGCGCGCCGAGTCGGAGATCCTCTCCTTCCTCGCCGGCAACGTCCTGCGGGGCGAGACGAGCCTGGAGGAGCTGCTGGAGCGGGTCCGGGAGACCTTCGCCATGGAGTCGGCCGCCCTGCTCGAACGGGCGAGCGACGTCGCCCCCTGGACCTGCGCCGGCCGCGCCGGATTCGGGCCGCCCCTGCAACGGCCCGAGGACGCCGACGTCGACGTACCCGTCGGCGACCACATGGCGCTCGCGCTGACCGGCCGGGTACTGCCCGCCGAGGACCGCAGGGTGCTGGCCGCGTTCGCCGCGCAGGCCGCCGTCGTCCTGGACCGCCGGCGCCTGCTGGAGGAGGCCGACCAGGCCCGCACGCTCGCCGAGGGCAACCGCATCCGCACCGCCCTCCTGGCCGCCGTCAGCCACGACCTGCGCACCCCGCTCGCCGGCATCAAGGCGGCCGTCACCTCGCTGCGCTCCGACGACGTGGCCTGGTCCGAGGAGGACCGGGCGGAGCTGCTGGAGGGCATCGAGGAGGGCGCCGACCGGCTCGACCACCTCGTGGGCAACCTGCTGGACATGTCCCGGCTGCAGACCGGCACCGTCACCCCCCTGATCCGAGAGATCGACGTGGACGAGGTGGTCCCGATGGCGCTGGTCGGCGTCCCCGAGGACAGTGTCGACCTGGACGTCCCCGAGACGCTGCCCATGGTCGCCGTGGACCCCGGGCTGCTGGAGCGCTCGGTGGCCAACCTGGTGGAGAACGCCGTCAAGTACAGTCCGCCCGGCCGGCGCGTCCTGGTCTCCGCGAGCGTCCTGGTGGACCGGGTCGAGGTGCGTGTCGTCGACCGCGGGCCCGGGGTGCCGGACGAGGCCAAGGACCGCATCTTCGAACCCTTCCAGCGCTACGGCGACGCCCCGCGCGGCGCCGGGGTCGGGCTCGGCCTCGCCGTCGCCCGCGGCTTCGCCGAGGCCATGGGCGGCACCCTGAACGCCGAGGACACGCCCGGCGGCGGGCTCACGATGGTGCTGAGCCTCCGCGCGGCGGGACCGCGTCCCGAGCTCCTCCCCGCGGGGGAGGACACCGCAGAACCAGAAAGGCAGGCCCTATGA
- a CDS encoding response regulator: MTRVLVVDDEPQIVRALVINLKARKYEVDAAPDGRTALELAASRHPDVVVLDLGLPDMDGVEVIRGLRGWTRVPILVLSARHSSDEKVEALDAGADDYVTKPFGMDELLARLRAAVRRAEPVGAGEDDVTSVATEGFTVDLTAKKVNRAGKDVRLTPTEWHLLEVLVRNTGRLVSQRQLLQEVWGPSYGTETNYLRVYMAQLRRKLESDPSHPRHFITEPGMGYRFEK, translated from the coding sequence ATGACCCGGGTGCTCGTGGTCGACGACGAGCCGCAGATCGTGCGCGCCCTCGTGATCAACCTCAAGGCGCGCAAGTACGAGGTCGACGCGGCCCCCGACGGCAGGACCGCCCTCGAACTCGCCGCCTCCCGTCACCCCGACGTGGTCGTCCTCGACCTGGGACTGCCGGACATGGACGGCGTCGAGGTGATCAGGGGCCTGCGCGGCTGGACCCGCGTCCCGATCCTGGTGCTGTCCGCCCGGCACTCCTCCGACGAGAAGGTCGAGGCGCTGGACGCGGGCGCCGACGACTACGTCACCAAGCCCTTCGGTATGGACGAACTGCTGGCCCGCCTGCGGGCCGCAGTGCGCCGGGCCGAGCCCGTCGGGGCGGGCGAGGACGATGTGACCAGCGTGGCGACCGAGGGCTTCACCGTCGACCTCACCGCGAAGAAGGTCAACCGGGCCGGCAAGGACGTCCGGCTCACCCCGACCGAGTGGCACCTGCTGGAGGTGCTGGTCCGCAACACCGGACGCCTGGTCAGCCAGAGACAGCTGCTGCAGGAGGTGTGGGGGCCGTCGTACGGCACGGAGACCAACTACCTGCGCGTGTACATGGCCCAGCTGCGGCGCAAGCTGGAGAGCGACCCGTCGCACCCGAGACACTTCATCACCGAGCCGGGGATGGGGTACCGGTTCGAGAAGTGA
- a CDS encoding OB-fold nucleic acid binding domain-containing protein: MSAVPRSEKPAGRFRRMLDRLSTSQEDLESEELREDAETAGCTRIGDCHDRQIVTVTGTLRTVTLRPRAGVPALEAELFDGSAALDVVWLGRRSIVGIEPGRKLIASGRISMSRGRRVLFNPKYELRPLGRE; the protein is encoded by the coding sequence ATGAGCGCTGTTCCTCGTTCCGAAAAGCCGGCCGGCCGGTTCCGGCGCATGCTCGACCGGCTGTCCACCTCGCAGGAGGACCTGGAGTCCGAGGAGCTGCGGGAGGACGCCGAGACCGCGGGCTGTACCCGTATCGGTGACTGCCATGACCGGCAGATCGTCACCGTAACTGGTACCTTGCGCACGGTCACCCTGCGCCCGCGTGCCGGAGTTCCGGCCCTGGAGGCCGAGCTGTTCGACGGCTCCGCCGCGCTGGACGTGGTGTGGCTGGGCAGGCGTTCCATCGTGGGCATAGAACCGGGACGCAAGCTGATCGCATCGGGCCGGATCTCGATGAGCCGCGGCCGCCGGGTGCTGTTCAACCCGAAATACGAACTGCGACCCCTTGGACGGGAGTAG
- a CDS encoding DUF3159 domain-containing protein, whose product MTSLDKPTEDTGQTEPEETRDARAVTEAALFEAFGGVRGMVETVLPGLLFVTIFTINKDLHIAAIAALAVSLLLVVVRLVRKDTMKHAFSGVFGVAFGVVFAMFTGNAKDFYLPGMLYTLGLALAYIVTTLAGVPLIGLILGPVFKENLSWRTRNPGRKKAYAKASWAWGLILLAKCAILFPLYWWADTAQLGWVLVILKIPPFLLAVWLTWVFLAKAPAPIDVFAEMEAAEKAEKAEKAERERKAAAAAESGEPTAGRHRRGA is encoded by the coding sequence GTGACGTCCCTCGACAAGCCGACCGAAGACACCGGACAGACCGAGCCGGAGGAGACCCGCGACGCGCGTGCGGTGACCGAGGCCGCGCTGTTCGAGGCGTTCGGCGGGGTCCGCGGCATGGTCGAGACGGTGCTGCCCGGTCTCCTCTTCGTCACGATCTTCACCATCAACAAGGACCTGCACATCGCGGCGATCGCCGCCCTGGCGGTGTCCCTGCTGCTGGTCGTGGTCCGACTGGTGCGCAAGGACACCATGAAGCACGCCTTCAGCGGCGTCTTCGGGGTGGCCTTCGGCGTCGTGTTCGCCATGTTCACGGGCAACGCCAAGGACTTCTACCTGCCCGGCATGCTCTACACGCTGGGCCTGGCGCTCGCCTACATCGTCACGACCCTCGCGGGCGTGCCCCTGATCGGACTCATCCTCGGTCCGGTCTTCAAGGAGAACCTCTCCTGGCGCACCCGTAACCCCGGCCGCAAGAAGGCCTACGCCAAGGCCAGTTGGGCCTGGGGCCTGATCCTGCTCGCCAAGTGCGCCATCCTCTTCCCGCTGTACTGGTGGGCCGACACGGCCCAGCTCGGCTGGGTACTGGTCATCCTGAAGATCCCCCCGTTCCTCCTCGCCGTCTGGCTGACCTGGGTCTTCCTGGCGAAGGCACCCGCGCCGATCGACGTGTTCGCGGAGATGGAGGCCGCCGAGAAGGCGGAGAAGGCCGAGAAGGCCGAGAGGGAGCGCAAGGCCGCGGCGGCCGCCGAGAGCGGCGAGCCGACGGCCGGCCGGCACCGCCGGGGAGCGTAG
- a CDS encoding potassium channel family protein, which produces MRVAIAGAGAVGRSIAAELLENGHEVLLIDKAPTAISVERVPQAEWLLADACEITSLDEAALQRCNVAIAATGDDKVNLVVSLLAKTEYGVPRVVARVNNPKNEWLFNEAWGVDVAVSTPRLMSALVEEAVSVGDLVRLLRFSHGDANLVELTLPEESALAGTQVGDVEWPEDTSLVTIIRGTRVLTPSKEDSLEAGDELLFVAAQAREEQLEDLLSVRREEV; this is translated from the coding sequence ATGAGGGTCGCCATTGCCGGAGCCGGCGCCGTCGGCCGCTCGATCGCGGCCGAACTGCTGGAGAACGGCCACGAGGTCCTGCTGATCGACAAGGCCCCCACCGCCATCTCGGTGGAGCGGGTGCCCCAGGCGGAGTGGCTGCTGGCCGACGCCTGCGAGATCACCTCCCTGGACGAGGCGGCGCTCCAGCGCTGCAACGTCGCCATCGCCGCGACCGGCGACGACAAGGTCAACCTGGTCGTCTCGCTGCTCGCCAAGACGGAGTACGGCGTCCCGCGCGTCGTCGCCCGCGTCAACAACCCCAAGAACGAGTGGCTGTTCAACGAGGCCTGGGGCGTGGACGTCGCCGTCTCCACCCCGCGTCTGATGTCCGCCCTGGTCGAGGAGGCGGTGAGCGTCGGCGACCTGGTCCGGCTGCTGCGCTTCAGCCACGGCGACGCCAACCTCGTCGAGCTGACCCTCCCGGAGGAGTCGGCCCTGGCCGGCACCCAGGTCGGCGACGTGGAGTGGCCGGAGGACACCTCCCTGGTCACCATCATCCGCGGCACCCGGGTCCTGACCCCCTCCAAGGAGGACTCCCTGGAGGCGGGCGACGAGCTGCTGTTCGTGGCCGCCCAGGCCCGTGAGGAGCAGCTGGAGGACCTGCTGTCGGTGCGGCGCGAAGAAGTCTGA
- a CDS encoding potassium channel family protein — translation MHIVIMGCGRVGSALAQTLEQQGHTVAVIDQDPTAFRRLGPGFGGRRVTGVGFDQDTLREAGIEEAGAFAAVSSGDNSNIISARVAREMFGVENVAARIYDPRRAEVYQRLGIPTVATVRWTADQMLRRLLPSGSEPLWRDPTGGVQLAEVHASAKWVGHKISKLQEETGVRVAFLTRLGEAVLPTSQTVLQEGDLVHVMMRADDVEKVEAAFAGGPEEESGH, via the coding sequence GTGCACATCGTCATCATGGGCTGCGGAAGAGTGGGATCCGCTCTTGCCCAGACCCTGGAGCAACAGGGTCACACGGTCGCCGTGATCGACCAGGACCCCACCGCCTTCCGTCGGCTGGGCCCGGGATTCGGCGGCCGCCGGGTCACCGGGGTCGGTTTCGACCAGGACACCCTGCGCGAGGCGGGCATCGAGGAGGCCGGCGCCTTCGCCGCCGTCTCCAGCGGTGACAACTCCAACATCATCTCCGCGCGCGTGGCCCGCGAGATGTTCGGCGTGGAGAACGTGGCCGCCCGCATCTACGACCCCCGCCGCGCCGAGGTCTACCAGCGTCTGGGCATCCCCACGGTGGCCACGGTCCGCTGGACGGCCGACCAGATGCTGCGCCGTCTGCTGCCCTCGGGCTCCGAGCCGCTGTGGCGCGATCCCACCGGTGGGGTCCAGCTCGCGGAGGTGCACGCCTCCGCGAAGTGGGTCGGCCACAAGATCAGCAAGCTGCAGGAGGAGACGGGCGTCCGCGTGGCGTTCCTGACCCGCCTGGGCGAGGCCGTGCTGCCCACCTCGCAGACGGTGCTGCAGGAGGGCGACCTGGTGCATGTGATGATGCGCGCGGACGACGTCGAGAAGGTCGAGGCGGCGTTCGCCGGGGGCCCCGAAGAGGAGAGCGGTCACTGA
- a CDS encoding APC family permease, which produces MSKLTDVPKRILIGRALRSDRLGETLLPKRIALPVFASDPLSSVAYAPGEVLLVLSIAGVSAYHFSPWIAVAVVVLMFTVVASYRQNVHAYPSGGGDYEVATTNLGPKAGLTVASALLVDYVLTVAVSIASGIENLGSAIPFVVEHKVLCAVAVIVLLTLMNLRGVKESGSLFAIPTYVFVAGVFIMIVWGAFRGLVLGDTMRAPTADFHIRAEHQGLAGFALVFLLLRSFSSGCAALTGVEAISNGVPAFRKPKSKNAATTLAAMGLLAVTMFCGIIALAMTTKVRMAENPATDLLRHGVPIGSGYVQNPVISQVAEAVFGKGSFLFVVLAAATALVLFLAANTAYNGFPLLGSILAQDRYLPRQLHTRGDRLAFSNGIVLLSGTAMLLVVIYGADSTRLIQLYIVGVFVSFTLSQTGMVKHWNRHLSTERDPAKRRHMVRSRAINAFGAFFTGLVLVVVLVTKFTHGAWVALLGMCIFYATMTAIRKHYDRVAEEIAAPEGPSDDSVRPSRVHSVVLISKIHRPTLRALAYAKLMRSDTLEALTVNVDPAETKVLREEWERRGIDVPLKVLDSPYREITRPIIEYVKGLRKESPRDAVSVIIPEYVVGHWYEHLLHNQSALRLKGRLLFTPGVMVTSVPYQLASSEAARNRARRRQEWSAPGAVRRGPAAVRPKASAVKD; this is translated from the coding sequence GTGTCCAAACTGACCGACGTGCCCAAACGGATCCTGATCGGGCGCGCACTGCGCAGTGACCGGCTGGGCGAAACGCTCCTGCCCAAGCGCATCGCACTCCCCGTCTTCGCCTCCGACCCGCTGTCCTCTGTCGCCTACGCGCCGGGGGAGGTCCTGCTGGTCCTGTCCATCGCGGGCGTGTCGGCCTACCACTTCAGCCCCTGGATCGCCGTCGCGGTCGTCGTGCTGATGTTCACGGTGGTCGCCTCCTACCGGCAGAACGTCCACGCCTACCCGAGCGGCGGCGGCGACTACGAGGTGGCCACCACCAACCTCGGCCCCAAGGCCGGCCTGACCGTCGCCAGCGCCCTGCTCGTCGACTACGTCCTGACCGTCGCCGTCTCCATCGCCTCCGGCATCGAGAACCTCGGCTCCGCGATCCCGTTCGTGGTCGAGCACAAGGTGCTCTGCGCGGTCGCCGTGATCGTCCTGCTGACCCTGATGAACCTGCGCGGCGTGAAGGAGTCCGGCTCGCTGTTCGCGATCCCGACCTACGTCTTCGTCGCCGGCGTCTTCATCATGATCGTGTGGGGCGCGTTCCGCGGCCTGGTCCTCGGCGACACCATGCGCGCGCCGACCGCCGACTTCCACATCAGGGCCGAACACCAGGGCCTCGCCGGCTTCGCGCTGGTCTTCCTGCTGCTGCGCTCCTTCTCCTCCGGCTGTGCCGCGCTCACCGGCGTGGAGGCCATCTCCAACGGCGTCCCGGCCTTCCGCAAGCCCAAGTCCAAGAACGCGGCGACCACGCTCGCGGCGATGGGCCTGCTGGCCGTGACCATGTTCTGCGGCATCATCGCGCTCGCCATGACGACGAAGGTCCGCATGGCCGAGAACCCGGCCACCGACCTGCTCCGCCACGGCGTCCCGATCGGCTCCGGCTATGTCCAGAACCCGGTGATCTCCCAGGTCGCCGAGGCGGTCTTCGGCAAGGGCAGCTTCCTGTTCGTCGTCCTCGCGGCGGCGACGGCGCTGGTCCTGTTCCTCGCGGCGAACACGGCGTACAACGGCTTCCCGCTGCTCGGCTCGATCCTCGCGCAGGACCGTTACCTGCCCCGCCAGCTGCACACCCGCGGCGACCGCCTGGCCTTCTCCAACGGCATCGTGCTCCTCTCGGGCACCGCGATGCTGCTGGTGGTCATCTACGGCGCCGATTCCACCCGCCTGATCCAGCTGTACATCGTCGGCGTGTTCGTGTCCTTCACGCTCAGCCAGACCGGCATGGTCAAACACTGGAACCGCCACCTGTCCACGGAGCGGGACCCGGCCAAGCGCCGCCACATGGTCCGCTCCCGCGCGATCAACGCCTTCGGCGCCTTCTTCACCGGCCTGGTGCTGGTCGTCGTCCTGGTCACCAAGTTCACGCACGGTGCATGGGTGGCCCTGCTGGGCATGTGCATCTTCTACGCGACGATGACCGCGATCCGGAAGCACTACGACCGCGTCGCCGAGGAGATCGCTGCCCCCGAGGGCCCCTCCGACGACAGCGTCCGCCCCTCCCGGGTCCACTCGGTCGTGCTCATCTCCAAGATCCACCGCCCGACGCTCCGCGCCCTGGCCTACGCCAAGCTGATGCGCTCGGACACCCTGGAGGCGCTCACCGTCAACGTCGACCCGGCCGAGACCAAGGTGCTGCGCGAGGAGTGGGAGCGGCGCGGCATCGACGTACCGCTGAAGGTCCTGGACTCGCCGTACCGCGAGATCACGCGGCCGATCATCGAGTACGTCAAGGGCCTGCGCAAGGAGTCCCCGCGTGACGCCGTCTCGGTGATCATCCCCGAGTACGTGGTCGGCCACTGGTACGAGCACCTGCTGCACAACCAGAGCGCCCTGCGCCTGAAGGGCCGCCTGCTGTTCACCCCCGGCGTCATGGTCACCTCCGTCCCCTACCAGCTCGCCTCCTCCGAAGCGGCCCGCAACCGGGCCCGCAGGCGGCAGGAGTGGAGCGCGCCGGGCGCCGTCCGGCGCGGTCCGGCGGCGGTACGGCCGAAGGCGTCCGCCGTCAAGGACTGA
- a CDS encoding class I SAM-dependent RNA methyltransferase, with amino-acid sequence MQAEPTKSLVGQEYEVEIGPVAHGGHCIARTSEGQVLFVRHALPGERVVARVTDGEEGARFLRADAVEILEASKDRVEAPCPFAGPGRCGGCDWQHAKPGAQRRLKGEVIAEQLQRLAGLTPEEAGWDGTVMPVEGDKLPAGQVPQWRTRVQYAVDADGNAGLRRHRSHEVEPIDHCMIAAPGVSELGIEDRDWSGMASVEAIAATGSQDRMVILEPRPGARLPLVELDKPVSVMRVDENDGGIHRVHGRAFVRERADDRTYRVGSGGFWQVHPKAADTLVKAVMQGLLPRKGEMALDLYCGVGLFAGALADRLGEQGAVLGIESGKRAVEDARHNLANFPRVRIEQGKVESVLPRTGITEVDLIVLDPPRAGAGKKTVEHLSSLGARRIAYVACDPAALARDLGYFRANGYRVRTLRAFDLFPMTHHVECVAILEPVKKDV; translated from the coding sequence ATGCAGGCAGAACCGACGAAGTCTCTGGTGGGCCAGGAGTACGAGGTCGAGATCGGCCCCGTCGCCCACGGCGGCCACTGCATCGCCCGCACCTCCGAGGGCCAGGTCCTGTTCGTCCGGCACGCGCTGCCCGGCGAGCGGGTCGTGGCGCGCGTGACCGACGGCGAGGAGGGCGCGCGCTTCCTGCGCGCGGACGCGGTGGAGATCCTGGAGGCGTCCAAGGACCGAGTCGAGGCCCCGTGCCCCTTCGCGGGCCCCGGCCGCTGCGGAGGCTGCGACTGGCAGCACGCCAAGCCGGGCGCCCAGCGCCGCCTGAAGGGCGAGGTGATCGCCGAGCAGCTGCAGCGCCTCGCGGGCCTCACCCCCGAGGAGGCGGGCTGGGACGGCACCGTCATGCCGGTCGAGGGCGACAAGCTGCCCGCCGGCCAGGTCCCCCAGTGGCGCACCCGCGTCCAGTACGCGGTGGACGCCGACGGCAACGCCGGCCTGCGCCGCCACCGCTCTCACGAGGTCGAGCCGATCGACCACTGCATGATCGCGGCACCCGGTGTCAGCGAACTCGGCATCGAGGACCGGGACTGGTCCGGCATGGCCTCCGTCGAGGCGATCGCCGCGACGGGATCCCAGGACCGCATGGTCATCCTGGAGCCGCGCCCCGGTGCCCGACTGCCGCTCGTCGAGCTCGACAAGCCGGTTTCCGTCATGCGCGTGGACGAGAACGACGGTGGCATCCACCGCGTCCACGGCCGCGCGTTCGTCCGCGAGCGTGCCGACGACCGCACCTACCGGGTCGGCAGCGGCGGCTTCTGGCAGGTCCACCCGAAGGCCGCGGACACCCTGGTCAAGGCCGTCATGCAGGGCCTGCTGCCCCGCAAGGGCGAAATGGCCCTCGACCTCTACTGCGGCGTGGGCCTCTTCGCCGGCGCCCTCGCCGACCGCCTCGGCGAGCAGGGTGCGGTCCTCGGCATCGAGTCCGGCAAGCGTGCGGTGGAGGACGCCCGCCACAACCTGGCGAACTTCCCCCGGGTCCGCATCGAACAGGGCAAGGTCGAATCGGTCCTCCCGCGCACCGGCATCACCGAGGTCGACCTCATCGTGCTCGACCCGCCCCGCGCGGGCGCCGGCAAGAAGACCGTCGAACACCTCTCCTCCCTGGGCGCCCGCCGCATCGCCTACGTCGCCTGCGACCCCGCTGCGCTGGCCCGCGACCTCGGCTACTTCCGCGCGAACGGCTACCGGGTGCGGACGCTGCGGGCGTTCGATCTGTTCCCGATGACGCATCACGTGGAGTGCGTGGCGATTCTGGAGCCGGTGAAGAAGGACGTCTGA